One window of Trinickia caryophylli genomic DNA carries:
- a CDS encoding DUF2939 domain-containing protein: protein MPLIAALVLALLVVFGIAAYSYASPYLVLDRLKRAADARDAETVSRYVDYPSLRTSLKQQVTDLLARRIETQKREHPFAALGALVGIALIGPLVDAYATPDGVAALLNGIPPHGDPGEAPPPPGQGGDVTAGGNPPAQGENAAPGQSTVTPEPKPPRASAGYRSIDTFAVTYRRDDQSEPYSVLFQRSGWFDWKLAAVDLGRRN, encoded by the coding sequence ATGCCCCTGATCGCCGCGCTTGTGCTCGCCCTGCTCGTCGTATTCGGGATAGCCGCCTACAGCTATGCATCCCCCTATCTCGTACTTGACCGCCTCAAGCGGGCGGCTGACGCGCGCGACGCCGAGACGGTCAGTCGGTACGTCGATTACCCGTCCTTGCGCACGAGCCTGAAGCAACAGGTCACCGATCTGCTCGCACGGAGGATAGAAACGCAAAAGCGCGAGCACCCCTTCGCGGCATTGGGTGCGCTTGTGGGCATTGCGCTGATCGGTCCGCTCGTCGACGCCTATGCCACCCCCGATGGCGTGGCTGCGTTGCTCAACGGCATCCCGCCCCATGGCGATCCTGGCGAGGCGCCACCCCCGCCTGGCCAGGGCGGGGACGTCACTGCCGGCGGCAATCCTCCCGCGCAAGGCGAAAATGCGGCGCCAGGGCAAAGTACGGTAACGCCGGAACCGAAGCCGCCGCGCGCGTCAGCAGGCTATCGGAGTATCGATACTTTCGCGGTCACGTATCGTCGGGACGACCAGAGCGAGCCGTACAGCGTGCTCTTCCAGCGCAGCGGCTGGTT
- the lexA gene encoding transcriptional repressor LexA, with amino-acid sequence MTKLTARQQQVYDLIRESIEHSGFPPTRAEIAAALGFSSANSAEEHLRALARKGVIELAAGASRGIRLLAPDDMPRQLTLPHAAIMQLSLPLVGRVAAGSPILAQEHISQHYACDPALFTSKPDYLLQVRGLSMRDAGILDGDLLAVQKRTEAKDGQIIVARLGDDVTVKRLKRRPDGIELVAENPDYENIFVKAGSGDFALEGIAVGLIRPTEF; translated from the coding sequence ATGACAAAACTGACAGCACGGCAGCAGCAGGTCTATGACTTGATCCGCGAATCGATCGAGCACAGCGGCTTCCCGCCCACCCGGGCGGAGATCGCCGCCGCGCTGGGCTTCAGTTCGGCGAACTCGGCAGAGGAACATCTGCGCGCGCTCGCGCGCAAAGGCGTGATCGAGCTCGCAGCCGGCGCGTCGCGCGGCATCCGGCTGCTCGCTCCGGACGACATGCCGCGGCAGCTCACGCTGCCGCATGCGGCAATCATGCAGTTGTCGCTTCCGCTCGTGGGTCGCGTGGCAGCCGGAAGCCCGATCCTTGCGCAGGAGCACATTTCGCAACATTACGCCTGCGATCCCGCGCTCTTTACCAGCAAGCCCGACTACCTGCTGCAGGTGCGCGGTCTCTCGATGCGCGATGCGGGCATTCTCGATGGCGACCTGCTCGCCGTGCAAAAGCGCACCGAAGCGAAAGACGGCCAGATCATCGTCGCCCGTCTGGGCGACGACGTCACCGTAAAGCGCCTGAAGCGTCGCCCTGACGGCATCGAGCTTGTCGCTGAAAACCCCGATTACGAAAACATCTTCGTGAAAGCCGGCAGCGGCGACTTCGCGCTGGAAGGGATCGCGGTCGGCCTCATTCGCCCAACCGAATTCTGA
- a CDS encoding sulfate ABC transporter substrate-binding protein, which yields MKQRGSGRSGARRRLFAALVAGAAAMLLGPGIAAADESTLLNVSYDPTRELYQDIDKAFAAQWKLQTGQSLSIRQSHGGSGAQARSVLDGLQADVVTLALAYDIDALAQRGLIAHDWQKRLPDNASPYTSTIVFLVRHGNPKQIKDWDDLVKPGVSIVTPNPKTSGGARWNYLAAWAYALKQPGGNENSAKAFVTQLYRNAGVLDSGARGATTSFVQRGLGDVLIAWENEAFLARKEFGSDKFEIVVPSASILAEPPVAVVDRVVDKRGTRKLADAYLRFLYTDEGQRIAARNFYRPRATNLPADLTAQFPKLKLYTVDDTFGGWAKAQKTHFADGGVFDSIYQPH from the coding sequence ATGAAGCAACGGGGATCCGGTCGGTCCGGCGCACGCCGGCGTTTGTTCGCGGCGCTCGTCGCGGGCGCCGCGGCGATGCTGCTCGGGCCCGGCATCGCGGCCGCCGATGAAAGCACGCTGCTGAACGTTTCGTACGACCCGACGCGCGAGCTCTATCAGGACATCGACAAAGCTTTTGCGGCGCAGTGGAAGCTGCAGACGGGGCAGTCGCTCTCGATCCGGCAGTCGCACGGCGGCTCGGGCGCGCAGGCGCGCTCCGTGCTCGACGGGCTGCAGGCCGACGTCGTCACGCTTGCGCTGGCCTATGACATCGACGCGCTCGCGCAGCGCGGGCTGATCGCGCACGACTGGCAAAAGCGGCTTCCGGACAACGCCTCGCCCTACACGTCGACGATCGTCTTTCTTGTGCGCCACGGCAACCCGAAGCAGATCAAGGATTGGGACGATCTCGTCAAACCCGGCGTGTCGATCGTCACGCCGAACCCCAAGACTTCGGGCGGCGCGCGCTGGAACTATCTGGCGGCCTGGGCCTATGCCCTGAAGCAGCCTGGCGGCAACGAGAACAGCGCGAAGGCGTTCGTCACGCAGCTCTATCGCAACGCGGGCGTGCTCGACTCGGGCGCGCGCGGCGCCACGACGAGCTTCGTGCAGCGCGGGCTGGGCGACGTCCTCATCGCCTGGGAAAACGAAGCGTTCCTGGCGCGCAAAGAATTCGGTTCCGACAAATTCGAGATCGTCGTGCCTTCGGCTAGCATTCTGGCCGAGCCGCCCGTTGCGGTTGTCGACCGTGTGGTCGACAAGCGCGGCACACGCAAGCTCGCCGATGCTTATTTGCGCTTCCTTTATACCGACGAAGGGCAGCGCATCGCCGCGCGCAACTTCTATCGGCCGCGCGCGACGAACCTGCCCGCCGACCTCACCGCCCAGTTTCCGAAGCTGAAGCTTTATACGGTCGACGATACCTTCGGCGGCTGGGCCAAGGCGCAAAAGACGCACTTCGCCGACGGCGGCGTCTTCGATTCGATCTACCAGCCGCACTGA
- the cysT gene encoding sulfate ABC transporter permease subunit CysT, with amino-acid sequence MTTFAFRRPGRLPGFGMTLGLTVTYLSLVVLVPLASAFLKAATLDAAQFFAAIAAPRVLASYRLTFGAAALAALVNGVFGLLVAWVLVRYPFPGKRIVDAIVDLPFALPTAVAGISLAAVYAEHGWIGALLAPLGVKVAFTPLGVLVALTFIGLPFVVRTVEPVLQDFERAQEEAAACLGASRWQAFSRVVLPALAPALLTGVALAFARALGEYGSVIFIAGNIPMRSEVTSLLIITKLEQYDYAGATALAAAMLVASFFMLFAINAIQWHWQRRTSGARTLRNRRARVAAEWQGGAQ; translated from the coding sequence ATGACCACGTTCGCTTTTCGCCGGCCCGGCCGCCTGCCGGGCTTCGGCATGACGCTGGGGCTCACGGTGACTTATTTGAGCCTCGTTGTCCTCGTACCGCTCGCGTCGGCGTTCCTCAAGGCCGCAACGCTCGACGCAGCCCAATTCTTCGCGGCGATCGCGGCGCCGCGCGTGCTCGCCTCCTATCGGCTCACGTTCGGGGCCGCGGCGCTTGCGGCGCTCGTCAACGGCGTGTTCGGGCTGCTCGTGGCCTGGGTGCTCGTGCGCTATCCATTTCCGGGCAAGCGCATCGTGGATGCGATCGTCGATCTTCCGTTCGCCCTGCCCACGGCAGTAGCCGGCATCTCGCTCGCGGCCGTGTATGCCGAGCACGGCTGGATCGGCGCCCTGTTGGCACCGCTCGGCGTCAAGGTGGCATTCACGCCGCTCGGCGTGCTCGTCGCACTGACGTTCATTGGCCTGCCATTCGTCGTACGCACTGTCGAGCCCGTGCTGCAGGATTTCGAGCGCGCGCAGGAGGAGGCGGCCGCCTGCCTCGGCGCGTCGCGCTGGCAGGCCTTTTCGCGCGTCGTGCTGCCGGCGCTCGCGCCGGCACTCCTCACCGGTGTCGCGCTTGCCTTTGCGCGCGCGCTCGGCGAATACGGGTCCGTCATCTTCATCGCGGGCAATATCCCCATGAGATCCGAAGTGACTTCGCTGCTGATCATCACCAAGCTGGAGCAGTATGACTACGCGGGCGCGACCGCGCTCGCCGCGGCGATGCTCGTTGCGTCGTTTTTCATGCTCTTCGCGATCAACGCGATTCAATGGCACTGGCAGCGGCGCACGAGCGGCGCGCGTACGCTGCGGAACAGGCGGGCAAGGGTGGCCGCCGAGTGGCAAGGCGGTGCCCAATGA
- the cysW gene encoding sulfate ABC transporter permease subunit CysW — translation MTRFAVAGQPTREKTPALHAAAGGHALHAAVSARVPAVRRKKAARAVRWTLTAAALAFLALFLVVPLAAVFAEALSKGIAYYFDALAEPDARAAIALTLAVAAIAVPLNLVFGMAASWAIAKFEFRGKALLTTLIDLPFSVSPVISGVVYVLLFGAQGWFGPWLAAHDLQIVFAVPGIVLATVFVTFPFVARELVPLMQAQGKDEEEAARVLGASGWQIWRRVTLPNVKWGLLYGVILCNARAMGEFGAVSVVSGHIRGMTNTMPLHVEVLYNDYNFAAAFAVASLLALIALATLAVKLIAERRLAAAGTASHL, via the coding sequence ATGACGCGCTTCGCCGTGGCAGGGCAGCCCACCCGAGAAAAGACGCCCGCATTGCATGCGGCCGCGGGCGGCCACGCACTTCATGCGGCAGTATCCGCGCGCGTGCCCGCGGTGCGACGGAAAAAGGCGGCGCGCGCCGTGCGGTGGACGCTCACCGCGGCGGCGCTGGCTTTTCTCGCGCTTTTTCTCGTCGTGCCGCTCGCGGCCGTCTTCGCCGAGGCGTTGAGTAAAGGCATCGCCTATTATTTCGACGCGCTGGCGGAGCCCGACGCGCGTGCGGCCATTGCGCTGACGCTGGCGGTCGCCGCGATCGCGGTGCCGCTCAACCTCGTGTTCGGCATGGCGGCGTCGTGGGCCATCGCGAAGTTCGAGTTTCGCGGCAAGGCGCTGCTGACGACGCTGATCGATCTGCCGTTTTCCGTGTCGCCGGTGATCTCGGGCGTGGTCTACGTCCTGCTCTTCGGCGCACAAGGATGGTTTGGCCCGTGGCTTGCCGCGCATGATCTGCAAATCGTTTTTGCCGTTCCGGGGATCGTTCTCGCCACTGTTTTCGTGACGTTTCCGTTCGTCGCGCGCGAACTCGTTCCGCTGATGCAGGCGCAAGGCAAGGACGAGGAGGAGGCCGCGCGCGTGCTCGGGGCCTCGGGCTGGCAGATCTGGCGGCGCGTCACGCTGCCCAACGTGAAGTGGGGGCTGCTTTACGGCGTCATCCTATGCAACGCCCGCGCGATGGGCGAGTTCGGCGCCGTCTCGGTGGTATCCGGGCATATCCGCGGCATGACCAACACGATGCCGTTGCATGTCGAGGTGCTTTACAACGACTACAACTTCGCCGCCGCGTTCGCGGTCGCATCGCTGCTGGCATTGATCGCGCTCGCCACGCTCGCCGTCAAGCTGATTGCCGAACGCCGCCTCGCGGCGGCAGGCACGGCGTCTCACCTATAA
- a CDS encoding sulfate/molybdate ABC transporter ATP-binding protein — MGITVRNVQKRFGAFTALDGVSLQFERGELAALIGPSGCGKTTLLRVIAGLEAADAGEIVLNGRDVSGLDARERQVGFVFQHYALFRHMTVFENVAFGLRVKPRRMRPSDSAIRARVRELLALVQLGHLGERYPAELSGGQRQRVALARALAVEPSVLLLDEPFGALDAKVRKELRGWLRRLHDELAITTIFVTHDQEEALDVADRIVVLNRGRIEQQGAPDEVYERPLTPFVYDFLGAANRVPGTIAPHGFVVDGARAPLASDAVTGAGTAASGPTVAYVRPHELELHPGDAARADGVAADVRRVLARGASVRVELAADTGMLEAELAREAWRSLELAEGDRVTVVPRSMRVFEAS, encoded by the coding sequence ATGGGCATCACTGTTCGCAATGTGCAAAAACGATTCGGCGCATTCACCGCGCTCGATGGTGTATCGCTCCAGTTCGAGCGCGGAGAGCTCGCCGCGCTGATCGGGCCGTCGGGTTGCGGCAAGACGACGCTTTTGCGCGTCATCGCGGGCCTCGAGGCGGCCGATGCCGGTGAAATCGTCCTGAACGGGCGGGACGTGAGCGGGCTCGACGCGCGCGAGCGCCAGGTCGGGTTCGTCTTCCAGCACTACGCGCTTTTTCGCCATATGACCGTGTTCGAAAACGTGGCCTTCGGTCTGCGCGTGAAGCCGCGCCGCATGCGGCCATCGGATTCGGCGATCCGGGCGAGGGTGCGCGAGCTGCTCGCGCTCGTTCAGCTCGGACATCTGGGTGAACGCTATCCGGCCGAGCTCTCGGGGGGCCAGCGGCAGCGTGTTGCGCTGGCGCGCGCGCTGGCCGTCGAACCGTCGGTGCTGCTGCTCGACGAGCCGTTCGGTGCGCTCGACGCCAAGGTGCGCAAGGAACTGCGCGGCTGGTTGCGGCGGCTGCACGACGAACTCGCGATCACGACGATCTTCGTCACGCACGACCAGGAAGAGGCGCTGGACGTGGCCGACCGCATCGTCGTGCTCAACCGGGGTCGCATCGAGCAGCAAGGCGCGCCGGACGAGGTCTACGAGCGCCCGTTGACACCGTTCGTCTACGACTTTCTGGGCGCGGCGAACCGCGTGCCGGGCACGATCGCGCCGCACGGTTTCGTCGTCGACGGCGCGCGGGCGCCGCTTGCGAGCGACGCTGTCACGGGCGCCGGCACGGCTGCCTCGGGGCCGACTGTCGCTTATGTGCGCCCACACGAGCTCGAACTGCATCCGGGCGACGCGGCGCGCGCCGACGGCGTGGCGGCCGATGTGCGGCGCGTGCTCGCACGCGGCGCGTCGGTGCGCGTGGAGTTGGCGGCGGATACGGGGATGCTCGAAGCCGAGCTCGCGCGCGAAGCGTGGCGTTCGCTCGAGCTTGCCGAAGGCGATCGGGTCACCGTCGTGCCGCGCTCGATGCGCGTATTCGAAGCGAGCTGA
- a CDS encoding CysB family HTH-type transcriptional regulator — protein MNFQQLRYVREAVRRNLNLTEVANVLYASQSGVSKQIKDLEDELGVDIFVRRGKRLTGLTEPGKAVHRLIERMLLDAENLRRVARQYADEDTGHLVVATTHTQARYALPSVIREFREVFPKVHLALRQGNPRQIAQMLVEGEADIAISTEALDRYPDIVTFPCYSWHHIVVVPQQHPLVGHANVALEDVAEYPIITYERDFTGRSHIDEAFAKTGRLPDVVLTAIDADVIKTYVELGMGVGIVAAMAYDARRDSGLVALDSQHLFEASTTRVGLRKGAILRAYAYRLIEMFAPQLAGTDITGRLREAA, from the coding sequence ATGAACTTCCAGCAACTGCGCTATGTGCGCGAAGCGGTGCGCCGCAACCTGAACCTGACCGAAGTCGCCAATGTGCTGTATGCGTCGCAATCGGGCGTATCCAAGCAGATCAAGGACCTCGAGGACGAGCTCGGGGTCGATATTTTCGTGCGGCGCGGCAAGCGGCTCACGGGCCTCACCGAGCCCGGCAAGGCCGTGCACCGGCTCATCGAGCGCATGCTGCTCGACGCCGAGAACCTGCGCCGCGTGGCGCGCCAGTATGCCGACGAGGACACGGGCCACCTCGTCGTGGCCACAACCCATACGCAGGCGCGCTATGCGCTGCCTTCGGTCATCCGCGAGTTCAGGGAAGTATTTCCGAAGGTCCACCTCGCGCTGCGTCAGGGCAACCCCCGGCAGATCGCGCAGATGCTCGTCGAAGGCGAGGCCGATATCGCGATCTCCACCGAGGCGCTCGACCGCTACCCCGACATCGTGACGTTTCCCTGCTATTCGTGGCATCACATCGTCGTCGTGCCGCAGCAGCATCCGCTCGTCGGCCACGCGAATGTGGCGCTCGAGGATGTCGCCGAATATCCGATCATCACCTACGAGCGCGATTTCACGGGCCGCTCGCACATCGACGAAGCCTTCGCGAAGACAGGCCGCCTGCCCGATGTCGTTCTGACGGCCATCGATGCCGATGTCATCAAGACCTATGTGGAACTCGGCATGGGCGTGGGCATCGTCGCAGCGATGGCCTACGACGCCAGGCGCGACTCCGGGCTCGTCGCCCTCGACTCGCAGCACCTGTTCGAGGCGAGCACGACGCGCGTGGGTCTGCGCAAGGGCGCGATCCTGCGCGCCTACGCCTACCGGCTCATCGAGATGTTCGCGCCGCAGCTCGCCGGCACGGACATCACCGGCCGGCTGCGCGAGGCGGCGTGA
- a CDS encoding asparaginase: protein MNTTAIPASSSPRARVAVLATGGTIAGSAADAARTAGYQAGVVGVDKLLAAVPALAAVADVSAEQVASIDSKDLDAALWTTLARRIDELAARDDVDGIVVTHGTDTLEETAYLLHLTVKTAKPVVLTAAMRPSSALSADGPLNLLGAVTVAAHRAAHGQGVLVAFNNRIHSARDIVKTSTYAVDAFQSPEVGALGWVQDGRVEFQRSVVRPHTAATPFAVGDTWPGVEVVPSYAGASRLAVDALVAARVNGIVVAGTGNGSIHASVQAALGDAVQQGIAVVRASRVGSGHVMRNGAAPDDALGFVSAGSLNPYKARVLLMLALAAGMTGRAVLQLAFDTY from the coding sequence ATGAATACCACTGCCATTCCCGCTTCCTCTTCCCCGCGTGCGCGCGTCGCCGTGCTCGCCACCGGTGGCACGATCGCCGGCTCCGCCGCGGATGCCGCACGCACGGCCGGCTATCAGGCCGGCGTCGTCGGCGTCGACAAGCTGCTGGCCGCCGTGCCGGCGCTGGCCGCCGTGGCCGACGTCAGCGCCGAACAAGTGGCCAGCATCGACAGCAAGGATCTCGATGCGGCGCTCTGGACCACCCTCGCGCGGCGTATCGACGAACTCGCGGCGCGCGACGATGTGGATGGCATCGTCGTCACGCACGGCACCGATACGCTCGAGGAAACCGCCTATCTGCTGCATCTGACGGTGAAGACGGCCAAGCCCGTCGTGCTGACGGCCGCCATGCGCCCGTCGTCGGCGCTGTCGGCCGATGGCCCGCTGAATCTGCTCGGCGCCGTGACCGTCGCCGCCCATCGCGCCGCACACGGGCAAGGCGTGCTCGTCGCATTCAACAACCGGATCCACAGCGCACGCGACATCGTGAAGACGAGCACCTACGCCGTCGACGCGTTCCAATCGCCCGAGGTCGGCGCATTGGGATGGGTGCAGGATGGGCGCGTCGAGTTTCAGCGCAGCGTCGTGCGCCCGCACACGGCGGCCACGCCGTTCGCCGTTGGCGACACATGGCCGGGCGTCGAGGTCGTGCCGAGCTATGCCGGCGCGTCGCGCTTGGCGGTGGATGCGCTCGTCGCCGCGCGCGTGAACGGCATCGTCGTCGCCGGCACGGGCAACGGCTCGATCCATGCGTCCGTGCAGGCGGCGCTCGGCGACGCGGTGCAGCAGGGAATCGCCGTCGTGCGCGCCTCACGCGTCGGCTCGGGCCATGTCATGCGCAATGGCGCCGCGCCCGACGACGCGCTCGGGTTCGTGAGCGCGGGCTCGCTCAACCCCTACAAAGCGCGCGTGCTGCTGATGCTGGCGCTGGCGGCGGGGATGACCGGGCGCGCCGTGCTGCAACTGGCCTTCGATACGTACTGA
- a CDS encoding 2-hydroxy-3-oxopropionate reductase — protein MATIGFIGLGIMGSHMARNLLKGGHTLVVNGKYPVPEDLHTRTTVLADSTAVAAASEIVISMVPDTPDVENVLFAADGIAHGLSAGKLVIDMSSISPLETQAFARRINALGCDYLDAPVSGGEVGARDATLTIMVGGPQAAFERAKSLFDLMGKNVSLIGDNGAGQTCKVANQIIVALNIEAVAEALLFAARSGADPERVRRALMGGFASSRILEVHGERMTKRTFKPGFRIELHRKDLNLALDGARKLGIALPNTASAQQLFSVCAAHDGSGWDHSALVRALEIMAGFEIAQSENNAALAA, from the coding sequence ATGGCAACGATCGGCTTCATCGGACTCGGTATCATGGGCTCGCACATGGCCCGCAACCTCCTCAAGGGCGGCCACACGCTCGTCGTCAACGGCAAGTACCCGGTACCTGAAGACCTGCACACGCGCACGACCGTGCTCGCCGACTCCACCGCTGTCGCGGCCGCCTCGGAGATCGTCATATCGATGGTGCCGGACACGCCCGATGTCGAAAACGTGCTCTTCGCCGCAGACGGCATCGCCCACGGCCTCTCGGCCGGCAAGCTCGTCATCGACATGAGCTCCATCTCGCCGCTGGAGACGCAGGCGTTCGCCAGGCGCATCAATGCACTCGGCTGCGACTACCTCGACGCGCCGGTCTCCGGCGGGGAGGTCGGCGCGCGCGACGCCACGCTAACGATCATGGTGGGCGGCCCACAGGCCGCCTTCGAGCGCGCCAAGTCGCTTTTCGATCTGATGGGCAAGAACGTCTCGCTGATCGGCGACAACGGCGCCGGCCAGACCTGCAAGGTCGCCAACCAGATCATCGTCGCGCTCAATATCGAGGCGGTTGCCGAAGCGCTGCTCTTCGCGGCGCGCTCGGGGGCCGATCCTGAGCGCGTACGCCGCGCGCTGATGGGCGGCTTCGCGTCCTCGCGCATTCTCGAAGTCCACGGCGAACGGATGACGAAGCGCACCTTCAAGCCCGGGTTTCGCATCGAGCTGCACCGCAAGGATCTGAACCTTGCACTCGACGGCGCCCGCAAGCTCGGCATCGCGCTACCGAACACGGCGAGCGCCCAGCAGTTGTTCAGCGTGTGCGCGGCGCACGACGGTAGCGGCTGGGATCACTCGGCGCTCGTGCGCGCACTCGAAATCATGGCCGGGTTCGAGATCGCCCAGTCGGAGAACAACGCGGCGCTCGCAGCCTGA
- the hyi gene encoding hydroxypyruvate isomerase produces the protein MPKFAANLTMLFNEVPFLERFAAASRAGFDAVEFLFPYPYPAAELVERLSTNGLRLVLHNLPAGNWEGGERGIACLPDRVGEFQDGVGRAIEYAKALGVPRLNCLVGIRPAGVDPDRARTTIVENLRFAAAALKREGVRLLVEPCNTYDIPGFALNRSTDALDVIAAVDSDNLFLQYDIYHMQRMEGELAATIERNLARIGHIQLADNPGRHEPGTGEIHYPFLFALLDRLGYAGYVGCEYKPRTTTVEGLGWLRTLGAQ, from the coding sequence ATGCCAAAGTTCGCAGCCAATCTGACGATGCTGTTCAATGAAGTGCCGTTTCTCGAGCGCTTCGCCGCCGCCTCGCGAGCCGGCTTCGATGCCGTCGAGTTCCTGTTTCCCTACCCCTACCCGGCTGCCGAGCTTGTCGAGCGGCTGTCGACGAACGGTCTGCGGCTCGTGCTGCACAACCTGCCCGCAGGCAACTGGGAAGGCGGCGAGCGCGGCATCGCATGCCTGCCTGACCGGGTGGGTGAGTTCCAGGACGGTGTGGGCCGCGCCATCGAGTACGCCAAAGCCCTCGGGGTGCCTCGACTCAATTGCCTCGTCGGCATTCGGCCGGCCGGCGTCGACCCCGATCGCGCGCGCACGACGATAGTCGAGAATCTGCGCTTTGCCGCGGCGGCGCTAAAACGCGAAGGGGTCCGGTTGCTCGTCGAGCCCTGCAACACTTATGACATTCCCGGCTTCGCGCTGAACCGCTCGACAGACGCGCTCGACGTGATTGCCGCCGTGGACTCGGACAATCTGTTTCTGCAGTACGACATCTATCACATGCAGCGTATGGAGGGCGAACTCGCGGCCACTATCGAGCGCAACCTTGCGCGCATCGGCCATATCCAGTTGGCCGACAACCCGGGACGGCACGAGCCCGGCACGGGCGAAATCCATTACCCGTTCCTGTTCGCCCTGCTCGATCGGCTCGGATACGCCGGCTACGTCGGCTGCGAGTACAAGCCGCGCACGACGACGGTCGAAGGCCTCGGCTGGCTCCGCACGCTCGGCGCACAGTAG
- the gcl gene encoding glyoxylate carboligase — protein sequence MPKMRAVDAAVLVLEKEGIDTAFGVPGAAINPFYSAMKKAGGISHVLARHVEGASHMAEGYTRAAPGNIGVCIGTSGPAGTDMITGLYSASADSIPILAITGQAPRARLYKEDFQAVDIESIAKPVTKWAVTVREPALVPRVFQQAFHLMRSGRPGPVLVDLPLDVQLAEIEFDIDTYEPLPIYKPRASRAQIEAALAMLNDAERPLIVSGGGVLNAAAEDLLVAFAETLGVPVIPTLMSWGAIPDDHPLMAGMVGLQTSHRYGNATMLASDFVLGIGNRWANRHTGSIEVYTKGRRFVHVDIEPTQIGRVFGPDLGIVSDAKAALELFVEVAREWKAQGRLKDRGEWVAACQARKRTLHRKTHFENVPIKPQRVYEEMNKVFGRDTCYVSTIGLSQIAGAQFLHVYKARNWINCGQAGPLGWTIPAALGVRAADPQRPIVALSGDYDFQFMIEELAVGAQFNLPYVHVVVNNSYLGLIRQAQRAFEMDYCVQLAFENINAPEVNGYGVDHVAVALGLGCKALRVFRPEEIAPALEKAQAMAAEHKVPIVVEVILERVTNIAMGAEIDAINEFEPLAENAEDAPTTISAFD from the coding sequence ATGCCGAAAATGAGAGCCGTCGACGCAGCCGTACTCGTACTCGAGAAAGAAGGCATCGACACGGCCTTCGGCGTGCCGGGCGCCGCGATCAATCCGTTTTATTCGGCGATGAAAAAAGCCGGCGGCATCAGCCATGTCCTCGCCCGGCATGTCGAAGGCGCCTCCCACATGGCAGAGGGCTATACCCGAGCCGCTCCGGGCAATATCGGCGTATGCATCGGCACTTCGGGCCCCGCCGGTACCGACATGATTACCGGCCTCTACTCGGCCTCGGCCGACTCGATTCCGATCCTCGCCATCACCGGCCAAGCACCGCGCGCGCGGCTCTACAAGGAGGACTTCCAGGCTGTCGACATCGAGTCCATCGCGAAGCCCGTGACGAAGTGGGCCGTGACCGTGCGCGAGCCCGCCCTCGTGCCGCGCGTGTTCCAGCAGGCGTTTCACCTCATGCGCTCCGGCAGGCCGGGGCCTGTGCTCGTCGATCTGCCGCTCGACGTCCAACTGGCCGAAATCGAGTTCGACATCGATACCTACGAGCCGCTGCCCATCTACAAGCCGCGCGCATCGCGCGCCCAGATAGAGGCCGCGCTCGCCATGCTCAACGACGCCGAGCGCCCGCTCATCGTCTCGGGCGGCGGCGTACTCAACGCCGCGGCGGAGGATCTGCTGGTAGCCTTCGCCGAAACGCTCGGCGTGCCCGTGATCCCCACGCTCATGTCGTGGGGTGCCATCCCCGACGATCACCCGCTCATGGCGGGCATGGTCGGGCTGCAGACGTCGCATCGCTACGGCAACGCCACGATGCTCGCATCCGACTTCGTACTCGGCATCGGCAACCGCTGGGCGAACCGGCACACAGGCAGCATCGAGGTCTATACGAAGGGGCGCAGGTTCGTGCACGTCGATATCGAGCCGACTCAGATCGGCCGGGTGTTCGGGCCCGATCTCGGGATCGTCTCGGACGCGAAGGCCGCGCTCGAGCTCTTCGTGGAAGTGGCACGCGAGTGGAAAGCGCAGGGCCGGCTCAAGGATCGCGGCGAGTGGGTGGCAGCCTGCCAGGCGCGCAAGCGCACGCTGCACCGCAAGACGCACTTCGAGAACGTGCCGATCAAGCCTCAGCGCGTCTACGAGGAAATGAACAAGGTATTCGGCCGGGATACCTGCTATGTAAGCACGATCGGCCTTTCGCAGATCGCCGGGGCGCAGTTCCTGCACGTGTACAAGGCGCGCAACTGGATCAACTGCGGGCAGGCCGGCCCGCTCGGCTGGACGATCCCCGCCGCGTTGGGCGTGCGCGCCGCGGATCCGCAACGGCCGATCGTCGCGCTCTCGGGCGACTACGACTTCCAGTTCATGATCGAGGAACTCGCCGTTGGAGCCCAGTTCAACCTGCCCTACGTGCACGTGGTGGTCAACAACTCGTACCTGGGGCTCATCCGGCAGGCACAGCGCGCCTTCGAGATGGACTATTGCGTGCAGCTCGCGTTCGAGAACATCAACGCACCCGAAGTAAACGGCTATGGCGTCGATCATGTTGCCGTGGCGCTCGGCCTCGGCTGCAAGGCGCTGCGCGTGTTCCGGCCCGAGGAAATCGCCCCGGCGCTCGAAAAAGCGCAGGCGATGGCCGCCGAGCACAAGGTTCCGATCGTGGTCGAGGTCATCCTCGAGCGCGTGACGAACATCGCGATGGGTGCGGAGATCGACGCAATCAACGAATTCGAGCCGCTCGCCGAAAACGCAGAGGATGCGCCGACCACCATTTCGGCGTTCGACTGA